A genomic window from Montipora capricornis isolate CH-2021 chromosome 8, ASM3666992v2, whole genome shotgun sequence includes:
- the LOC138059405 gene encoding uncharacterized protein, whose translation MATPGPLASSKEKTNGAKLSRLIIDGGTTVLRRVFDTHHPPANLAADLNSCYSILNNLLRRRILNGHQWDKLFPAGGAAPDSNTFDITLLFLLLTNICGLTPPHTGWHCKPPPSDTSHEANLARIKFFRNQLYGHITTTGVDELMFNALWQEISAVLVSLGLSQAEVDRLKAERCGEEDYVDALRDWAESERDLKTQLSQVQNTVQESVEKNISILKDLRIQQSTTQETVDTTQQAVRESNSRMQDIHQIVTEIHKTQHNTDQEDKILKKLARVDKQSDVRDYSKRYLKGTRESFIAKINTWLDDASSPNRVMVLTGNAGMGKSVIAAEMCRRMQEAGRLAGSHFCHHDRARHRNPKLMMQSLASHLSCCLPDYKRALVEQLSGNLGVEINDMEVKDLFDLLFLEPLNGVADPGCTSLVVIDALDESEYQGRNDLLDVIAKLFKNLPLWLRFLVTTRPEVNIWDSLKDLQPLILEPKDEENLKVIRFYFQRNLSDLLEVEMRELVLDDLVQKSEGVFLCAKFLVDFIRDKCSTLLTLKQLDKSLPAGIACVYQSYFQRLEQDMCRELNISEEQFLCFLGAIAAAMEPLPLGFVPKLLCTNLSSSIVMRKASKAIAIVSSLLPVHEDRIHFFHKSVKDWLTDKSRHRQHCFSVEEMEGHKILSTLCSNEFDELKSSCIGNLQSFTDTSRYALEHGVQHMLQLVQDMKSCSLEQGVGKYVADPELLYAKLCVNTPAATEDIVGVMKQGSLKTISTEFHETLSSILILLKKHGVTLQKYPFTVFQSLLNEGNSKLSSDSRQLLETKYSDKPHMEFLNKNDSPTAIQARFVCGSQVACLDVSPSLEYMVCECCDGSIQFWSLASGNLKWKRYVKRKQFGRGFDGPFRITATSHELEFGFYRSVVFHPIKDVILPGVLNTAYSFDGILKPLFPNSECIFSICSICGDEMLTDCPDDTKCLMMWNLNNGREIDRLDRDEEILSFAMSEDGKLVVISHSTGSVCLVDRENGFSTLAEVTSSVRFGMIRFSPDSREIYCSYWMGSVEMFRLVEMTEGPEHLYSIHCIHDWMNCFYFELESHRIGGFLLGDPLNVCGPRFYSDVVLNSQSVLRNRPWGGYIELVYGNALLTKTTEFLVIEYVTCLRFSLAGERLYAIIFVAFSIRIIAWDVSNGELKVQKKFACHSLVPLNEGILIATRSTLELWNFDLSVRKRRWRFGACAVFPVSDDQVASLTYETREGPILNTVCRDSATLLELPRGTFKRQEGIILDTVGGDTVATFKLPDGRLIACYRDLQLFASFEFGSSFIEMRQLGKTEPLWRAFELQNDRLLSFTGSFSSKGQYIVVGDKSDAYILDAGSGNVRLEFSDVTNCKFISDEECIFLKAVHPDRGRLELFNVSSGDLLTVMDVDREYVRWNGPLATCPGMGLIAICSDKQSDVKIIKVMHPEEKTLSRETKRFKLQEG comes from the exons ATGGCCACACCTGGTCCCCTGGCCAGCTCTAAGGAGAAGACAAATGGGGCCAAGCTGAGTCGACTTATTATTGATGGTGGAACAACTGTACTGAGACGTGTTTTTGACACTCATCACCCTCCTGCAAACTTAGCAGCTGATCTTAATTCCTGTTATTCTATTCTTAACAACCTTTTACGCAGAAGAATTCTCAATGGTCACCAGTGGGACAAGCTCTTTCCTGCTGGTGGAGCCGCCCCCGACTCCAACACGTTTGATATCACTCTGCTGTTCCTCCTTCTGACCAACATTTGTGGACTTACCCCTCCCCACACTGGATGGCATTGCAAGCCGCCCCCAAGTGACACTTCTCATGAGGCAAACCTTGCTCGAATTAAGTTTTTTCGTAATCAGTTGTATGGGCACATTACAACGACTGGTGTTGATGAACTGATGTTCAATGCTCTGTGGCAGGAAATCAGTGCCGTTCTAGTGTCTCTTGGGTTAAGTCAGGCAGAGGTTGATCGATTGAAGGCAGAGCGATGTGGAGAGGAGGATTATGTTGATGCCTTAAGGGACTGGGCAGAGAGTGAAAGAGATCTGAAGACTCAACTTAGTCAGGTTCAGAACACAGTCCAAGAGAGTGTCGAGAAAAACATATCTATCCTTAAAGACTTACGAATCCAGCAGTCAACAACCCAAGAGACTGTTGACACAACACAACAAGCTGTCAGGGAAAGCAATTCTAGGATGCAAGACATACATCAAATTGTGACTGAAATCCATAAGACGCAACACAACACCGATCAGGAGGATAAAATCCTAAAGAAACTTGCAAGGGTTGATAAGCAAAGTGATGTGAGAGATTATTCAAAGAGATACTTGAAAGGAACCCGTGAGTCTTTCATTGCTAAAATCAACACCTGGTTGGATGATGCAAGCTCTCCAAATCGTGTCATGGTGCTTACCGGAAATGCAGGTATGGGAAAATCTGTCATCGCTGCTGAGATGTGTAGAAGAATGCAAGAAGCTGGCAGATTGGCGGGAAGCCATTTTTGTCACCATGACAGAGCACGCCACAGGAATCCCAAGTTGATGATGCAGTCTTTAGCTTCCCACCTGTCATGCTGTCTTCCAGATTACAAGAGAGCCCTTGTGGAACAGCTGTCCGGAAATCTGGGTGTAGAGATCAATGACATGGAAGTAAAAGATCTGTTTGATTTGCTTTTTTTAGAACCTCTGAATGGGGTAGCAGATCCGGGTTGTACATCCCTTGTGGTAATAGATGCTTTAGATGAAAGTGAATACCAAGGACGAAATGACCTTCTTGACGTGATTGCCAAGTTGTTTAAGAATTTACCGCTTTGGCTTCGATTTTTGGTGACGACGCGACCCGAAGTTAACATTTGGGACAGCCTCAAAGATTTGCAACCACTAATACTGGAGCCAAAAGACGAAGAGAACTTGAAGGTCATTCGTTTTTACTTTCAACGGAATCTAAGCGATTTATTAGAAGTTGAAATGCGCGAGCTGGTCTTAGACGATCTTGTGCAAAAGTCAGAGGGAGTCTTTCTGTGTGCCAAGTTTTTGGTAGATTTTATAAGGGACAAGTGTTCAACTCTTCTGACCTTGAAACAACTGGATAAGAGCCTTCCGGCGGGCATCGCGTGTGTTTATCAATCGTATTTTCAACGGCTCGAACAAGACATGTGTAGGGAACTAAACATATCTGAAgaacaatttctttgtttcctggGTGCAATTGCCGCTGCCATGGAACCACTGCCATTGGGTTTTGTTCCTAAATTGTTGTGCACGAACTTGTCGTCCTCGATTGTTATGCGAAAGGCGAGCAAAGCCATTGCCATTGTGTCATCACTTCTTCCTGTTCACGAAGATCGCattcatttctttcataaatcAGTCAAGGACTGGTTGACAGACAAGTCACGCCACAGGCAGCACTGTTTTAGCGTGGAGGAAATGGAAGGCCATAAGATCCTTTCTACTCTTTGTTCTAAcgagtttgacgaattaaagaGCAGTTGTATTGGCAACTTACAATCCTTCACTGACACTTCAAGGTATGCCTTGGAACATGGTGTTCAGCACATGTTACAGTTAGTCCAGGACATGAAATCCtgcagccttgaacaaggggtTGGAAAATATGTTGCAGACCCAGAGCTTTTGTACGCAAAGCTTTGTGTAAACACTCCAGCAGCCACTGAAGATATCGTTGGTGTTATGAAGCAGGGTAGTTTGAAGACGATATCTACCGAGTTTCATGAGACCCTTTCGTCGATATTGATACTTTTAAAGAAGCACGGCGTAACCCTACAGAAATATCCCTTTACTGTTTTTCAAAGTCTGTTGAATGAGGGAAATAGTAAATTATCTTCCGACTCCCGCCAGCTTCTGGAGACCAAGTATTCCGATAAACCTCACATGGAGTTCTTAAACAAAAATGATTCCCCAACAGCTATTCAAGCTCGGTTTGTTTGTGGATCACAAGTGGCTTGTTTGGATGTGTCCCCTAGCTTAGAATACATGGTGTGTGAATGCTGCGATGGAAGTATTCAGTTTTGGTCACTTGCTTCAGGTAACCTCAAATGGAAACGTTATGTCAAACGAAAACAGTTTGGAAGAGGCTTTGATGGACCATTTAGAATCACAGCAACTTCGCACGAATTGGAGTTTGGTTTTTATCGTTCCGTGGTATTTCATCCTATCAAGGATGTTATCTTGCCAGGAGTGCTAAACACTGCTTACTCCTTTGATGGAATCTTGAAGCCGCTTTTTCCTAACAGTGAGTGCATTTTTTCTATCTGTTCTATTTGCGGTGACGAGATGTTAACTGATTGTCCCGATGATACAAAATGTCTTATGATGTGGAATCTGAACAATGGCAGGGAGATTGATCGTCTTGACAGAGATGAagaaattttatcttttgcgATGTCTGAAGATGGAAAGCTCGTGGTAATTTCTCATTCAACGGGCTCTGTTTGTTTAGTTGACCGGGAAAATGGTTTTTCAACTCTAGCAGAGGTAACTTCATCAGTGCGTTTTGGAATGATTAGGTTCTCACCAGACAGTCGAGAAATTTATTGCTCATATTGGATGGGTTCCGTCGAAATGTTTCGGTTAGTAGAAATGACTGAGGGGCCCGAGCATCTCTATTCGATTCACTGTATTCATGATTGGATGAATTGCTTTTACTTTGAGTTAGAATCCCATAGAATTGGTGGCTTTTTGTTGGGAGATCCTCTGAATGTATGTGGTCCGCGCTTTTATTCTGATGTAGTGCTTAACAGTCAATCTGTTTTAAGGAACCGCCCATGGGGAGGTTACATTGAACTAGTTTATGGGAATGCACTGTTAACGAAGACCACAGAATTTCTAGTTATCGAATATGTGACATGTCTCCGATTCTCGTTAGCCGGAGAGAGGTTGTATGCGATAATTTTCGTCGCTTTCTCAATTCGAATTATCGCTTGGGACGTTTCAAATGGGGAACTTAAGGTACAGAAGAAGTTTGCCTGTCACTCTTTGGTACCTTTAAATGAAGGTATTTTGATTGCAACTCGGAGCACTCTTGAACTGTGGAACTTTGATTTGTCAGTCCGCAAACGACGGTGGAGGTTTGGCGCATGTGCTGTCTTTCCTGTTTCAGATGATCAGGTGGCATCCTTAACATATGAAACGCGAGAAGGGCCCATTTTGAATACTGTTTGTAGAGATTCTGCGACATTACTTGAACTGCCTCGCGGAACATTTAAAAGGCAAGAAGGGATCATTTTGGATACTGTTGGTGGAGATACTGTGGCAACATTTAAACTGCCTGACGGAAGGTTGATTGCTTGCTACAGGGACCTCCAGCTGTTTGCCTCGTTTGAATTCGGCTCAAGCTTCATTGAAATGAGGCAATTGGGTAAAACCGAACCGCTGTGGCGTGCATTCGAGCTCCAAAATGACCGTTTGTTATCGTTTACGGGATCATTTTCTTCTAAGGGTCAATATATTGTTGTTGGTGATAAAAGCGACGCGTACATTCTCGATGCAGGTTCTGGTAATGTGCGTCTCGAATTTAGTGATGTCACCAATTGTAAATTCATCAGTGACGAGGAGTGTATTTTTCTAAAAGCCGTTCACCCAGATCGCGGTCGCCTTGAGTTGTTCAACGTAAGTTCTGGAGATCTTCTCACTGTCATGGATGTTGACAGGGAATATGTACGCTGGAATGGTCCTTTAGCAACTTGTCCTGGAATGGGTCTGATTGCCATTTGTTCAGACAAGCAGTCCGACGTTAAAATTATCAAGGTAATGCACCCGGAAGAGAAGACACTCAGCAGGGAGACCAAAAG GTTCAAGCTTCAAGAGGGCTGA
- the LOC138013904 gene encoding piggyBac transposable element-derived protein 3-like: protein MFATLPTGEEDSDEVERSVKVSGHWQKKNFAGPGVINLYNTFMGGVDVADQRVSTYARLMRGSVWYYKLFFYVVEVCISNAHILENKSLLHSTRNGLLFRRSLIDELIQQQSLWRDTRSPQNPIPQIRFNQDHFHHLVSHKTRSTCKVHLQRVDTTFSCAVCGLLLQC, encoded by the coding sequence ATGTTCGCCACTCTTCCTACAGGTGAGGAAGATTCTGATGAAGTGGAGAGGTCTGTGAAGGTCAGTGGCCATTGgcaaaagaaaaactttgccgGTCCTGGTGTGATCAACCTCTATAACACTTTCATGGGAGGTGTTGATGTTGCTGACCAGAGAGTGTCAACATATGCTAGACTCATGAGGGGCTCAGTGTGGTACTATAAGTTGTTCTTCTATGTTGTAGAAGTGTGCATTTCAAATGCACACATATTAGAGAACAAATCACTACTTCACTCCACCAGAAATGGCCTGCTTTTCAGAAGATCATTGATTGATGAGCTCATCCAACAGCAAAGCCTCTGGAGAGACACAAGATCACCTCAAAATCCAATCCCACAGATTCGATTTAACCAGGATCACTTTCACCATCTTGTGAGCCACAAAACAAGATCTACATGCAAGGTTCACCTGCAACGTGTGGATACCACATTCAGCTGTGCAGTATGTGGATTACTATTACAATGTTGA
- the LOC138013905 gene encoding zinc finger MYM-type protein 3-like, which produces MAEKKKGRPSRFRLPKSASEEQVLADEAVPSSTKYKNKWALKQFREWQQQREMKVPILDPGGLFKDYELHKVNPVSCEIEDMDTISLNYWLTKFVMEVTKDSGERYPPRTVYGIVCGVKRHLADKNGNKALNPLDAHDKRFGIFRRALDAENCNFHVVNNFSKYDRE; this is translated from the exons ATGGctgagaagaagaaaggaagacCGAGTCGTTTTCGTTTGCCGAAAAGTGCATCTGAGGAACAAGTCCTGGCTGATGAAGCTGTTCCATCTTCTACAAAGTACAAAAACAAATGGGCTTTAAAACAGTTTCGGGAATGGCAGCAGCAAAGGGAGATGAAAGTACCGATTTTAGATCCCGGTGGTCTTTTCAAAGATTATGAATTGCACAAGGTTAATCCTGTTAGTTGCGAAATAGAGGATATGGATACCATATCTCTTAACTACTGGCTCACGAAGTTTGTAATGGAAGTCACCAAAGATTCAGGGGAAAGGTATCCACCCAGAACTGTGTACGGGATAGTGTGTGGTGTGAAGCGTCATTTGGCAGACAAAAATGGCAACAAGGCGTTGAATCCACTTGATGCTCATGATAAAAG GTTCGGCATTTTTCGGCGTGCCTTAGATGCAGAGAATTGTAATTTCCACGTTGTGAATAACTTTTCGAAGTACGATAGAGAATAA